Proteins encoded in a region of the Drosophila busckii strain San Diego stock center, stock number 13000-0081.31 chromosome 2L, ASM1175060v1, whole genome shotgun sequence genome:
- the LOC108606714 gene encoding acid-sensing ion channel 4-A — protein sequence MGYWTDLRVWLLRDPAKLIRYLVLFVCCVIVIVQLYECFSKLHDPPISTHSYYNVNQTIEMPAITICREPPYREDVLSQLSKGECPHPKYATCWLDYPFGRIPLDEFFMNGTYEQNETFYSFGLGGAEENVYIDSSLHFYMGRCYTLRPRIAMKRVSKPVGYSLMLEHNVGQTATSDVDFVSGAGWHVFIHDKRENFTEINMKGSGRVEYVFVAINEEIEIKLQSQYFNNVESRKDSCSNQEGYSDLKCGEICIWQDLAEKTNCSGPWMPDVQHQPCNDTDSIRDLIASYKAVYESDDDFDCDCLEPCESRIYTTYVQSRKEFRQPEPRTLIFIYYTTKLISMLEERPSYDATQFISEVGGSLGFLLGLSVLGLIGILEHVSNLLIYLYIIYLYTLLSCTLFFLAVVA from the exons ATGGGCTATTGGACGGACTTGCGTGTCTGGCTGCTGCGTGATCCGGCCAAGTTAATACGCTACTTGGTGCTGTTCGTTTGCTGCGTTATAGTCATAGTGCAGTTGTATGAATGCTTCTCCAAGCTGCACGATCCGCCTATCTCGACGCACTCCTACTACAATGTGAATCAGACAATTGAAATGCCAGCTATAACCATATGTCGGGAGCCGCCCTACAGAGAGGATGTGCTATCA CAATTGTCCAAAGGAGAATGTCCACATCCCAAATATGCCACCTGCTGGCTGGATTATCCTTTTGGAAGAATTCCGCTCGATGAATTCTTCATGAACGGCACCTACGAGCAGAATGAAACCTTCTACAGTTTTGGTTTAGGTGGTGCTGAAGAGA ATGTTTACATTGACAGCAGTCTGCATTTCTATATGGGACGCTGTTATACGCTGCGTCCGCGCATTGCTATGAAGCGTGTTTCCAAGCCTGTAGGCTATTCGCTCATGCTGGAGCATAACGTTGGTCAAACTGCCACCAGCGATGTGGACTTCGTTTCTGGCGCCGGCTGGCATGTGTTCATACACGATAAGCGTGAGAATTTTACAG AGATCAATATGAAGGGTTCGGGACGTGTCGAATATGTCTTTGTAGCCATTAATgaagaaattgaaatcaagCTGCAAAGTCAATACTTCAACAATGTGGAATCACGCAAGGATAGCTGCTCCAATCAGGAAGGTTACAGTGATCTAAAG TGCGGTGAAATCTGCATTTGGCAGGACTTGGCTGAGAAGACCAATTGCTCGGGTCCCTGGATGCCAGATGTGCAGCATCAGCCCTGCAATGACACCGACTCCATACGTGATCTCATTGCAAGCTACAAAGC CGTTTATGAAAGTGATGATGATTTCGATTGCGATTGTTTGGAGCCCTGTGAGTCGCGCATTTATACGACGTATGTACAGAGCCGTAAAGAGTTTAGACAGCCGGAACCACGCACGCttatctttatttattataccaCAAAGCTTATATCG ATGCTGGAGGAACGTCCTAGCTATGATGCTACGCAGTTCATATCAGAAGTAGGTGGCTCACTGGGGTTTCTGCTTGGTCTATCCGTGCTGGGTCTTATAGGCATTTTGGAACATGTAAGCAACTTgcttatatacttatatattatatacttatatactcTACTTAGCTGCACGTTATTCTTTTTAGCGGTGGTTGCATAA
- the LOC108606704 gene encoding protein yellow encodes MLSICAARAALLLCVGVGVALGKDNLRVAYEWREMDFKYESDDARWTAIESGAFKPANVIPFGIELHRQRLFVTLPRWRHGVPATLGYLDLNDTSSKMPVLQPYPSWVAHNLAETEPELVSPFRVRADRCGRLWVLDSRIAGVLEQTKIYGSAQLLVYDLHNDDLLRRYAIPASQSKTSSFFANLAVEDADCEHSYAYVADLGAPGLVVYSWHEQTSWRVSHHFFHPDPVAGNFSINDIEFQWDDGLYGLALSKPAADGFATLYFHPLSSTMEFSVNTAVLRNQSLASSSDIYREFKVLGSRGNDMQAGAQFLDTDSDVLFYSLPNQNSIGCWRTQLDYKLQDRVQMSDTELIFPSDVKIDAAHNLWVLSNQLQSFIYDELYPGSINFRILKGSVASAIEQTMCNVPKPLPKFIDTLHKTLNNTLDKVTQLTQAPSSASSLALSLAALSLSCLVWLQA; translated from the exons ATGCTGTCTATTTGCGCTGCGagggcggcgctgctgctttgcgtaggtgtgggcgtggcactgggCAAAGATAATCTGCGTGTGGCCTACGAATGGCGTGAAATGGATTTCAAATATGAAAGCGACGATGCGCGCTGGACGGCAATCGAAAGCGGAGCCTTTAAGCCGGCGAATGTGATTCCCTTCGGCATCGAGCTGCATCGCCAGCGCCTGTTTGTAACGCTCCCCAGATGGCGCCACGGTGTGCCAGCCACGCTGGGCTACCTTGATCTTAATG aCACCTCCAGCAAGATGCCTGTACTGCAGCCCTATCCCAGCTGGGTGGCGCATAATCTGGCCGAAACTGAGCCGGAGCTAGTGTCGCCATTTAGAGTGCGCGCTGATCGCTGTGGACGTCTCTGGGTGCTGGACTCGCGCATTGCGGGCGTGCTGGAGCAAACCAAGATTTATGGCAGCGCGCAGCTTTTGGTTTACGATTTGCATAATGATGATTTGCTTAGACGCTATGCTATACCCGCTAGCCAGAGCAAGACGAGCTCGTTCTTTGCCAATTTGGCTGTGGAGGATGCGGATTGTGAGCATAGCTATGCTTATGTTGCGGATTTGGGTGCGCCTGGTCTGGTGGTTTACTCTTGGCATGAGCAAACGAGCTGGCGTGTTTCACATCACTTTTTCCATCCCGATCCTGTAGCGGGCAACTTTAGCATTAATGACATAGAGTTTCAATGGGATGATGGTCTTTATGGCTTAGCGCTGTCCAAACCCGCAGCTGATGGCTTTGCTACGCTTTATTTTCATCCGCTGAGCTCTACCATGGAATTCTCTGTTAACACCGCTGTGCTGCGTAATCAGTCTCTGGCCAGCTCATCTGATATTTATCGCGAGTTCAAGGTGCTTGGCTCACGTGGCAATGATATGCAGGCAGGCGCGCAGTTCCTCGATACAGACAGCGATGTGCTCTTCTACTCGCTGCCCAATCAAAACTCCATTGGCTGCTGGCGCACTCAACTCGACTACAAACTGCAGGATCGCGTGCAAATGAGCGATACAGAGCTAATCTTTCCCAGCGATGTTAAGATAGATGCTGCACACAATCTTTGGGTGCTGTCCAATCAGCTGCAGAGCTTCATCTACGACGAGCTCTATCCCGGCAGCATTAACTTTCGCATACTCAAGGGCAGCGTAGCCAGCGCCATTGAGCAAACCATGTGCAATGTGCCCAAGCCGCTGCCCAAGTTCATCGATACGCTGCACAAGACGCTCAACAATACGCTGGACAAGGTTACGCAGCTTACGCAAGCGCCATCTAGCGCTTCAAGCTTAGCTCTCAGTTTGGCTGCGCTCAGCTTGAGCTGTTTGGTCTGGCTGCAAGCTTAA